From the genome of Leptolyngbyaceae cyanobacterium:
TTCATAGGTGACGATACCCTGAGTGGGTTGCCATTCAAGGTTCTGACCGCATACTTGAATTGTAGTTGTGCCGTTCATTACTTACTTAGCTCAGATAGATTAAAGCAGATTTAAACAAAAGTATTAACAATTGGACTTTTTCAAAGATGCAACCCTCTAGTATGAATTTATACAATAGTTCTTTTGTCATCTGTCACGAGGTATAATTTTTATTATATATTTTTAATACAATAAACAAAAGATTAATAATAGCTACTGGGTAGTAGATATTGGGTAATCGGTAGTCCAATTATTTTATTTTTTTACTACTCAATAACCATTAATAAGCTTAATTAATTAAATAATTAATTAATTGCCTTTTTAACCATAAATTGAGTCATTTAAATATTGGTTAAATATAAGTAAAACAATAGATTTACATGGAAAATCTTTTTAAATTTAATGGTCGATATTTTAATTGTTTAGTGTATATTTTGGGGTGCATTATTAGTTATTACAAACAGATTGAAATAGATTTAAACGCATAGATACTAATAAATTTAATAATTAGCCTACAACTGAAATGTTACTTGCTTTGCTATACCAATTTATTTTATTATTTATATTTCGATCTCTATCAACCAAATAAAAGCTGCGTAAGTCCTACCTAATTTATTTATGACCAACTCTCCTTTACCCATAGAAAAAAGCTCCTCCGATTTATCCCTAATTTGGACTAGCTTGTTACAACAACTATTAGATCGACAATCCTTATCTTTTGAACAAGCCACGCAGTTAATGCAGGGATGGCTCAATGAGTCGATCGAACCTGTGGTATCGGGAGCAATTTTAGCAGCAATTCAGTCTAAAGGCGTGTCAGCCGAAGAATTAGCAGGAATGGCGCAGGTATTGCAAAGCCTATCAGGTAACGGCCAATCGAGGGAAATCAACCAATCCGTACCGATAATCGATACTTGTGGCACTGGCGGTGATGGGGCGTCAACTTTTAATATTTCGACGGCGGTTGCTTTTGTCGCTGCTGCTGCTGGGGTAAATGTAGCGAAACATGGCAATCGTTCTGCTTCCAGTCGGGTGGGTTCGGCTGATGTTTTAGAAGCTTTGGGCGTTAACTTAAGTGCTGACGCCAATAAAGTACAAGCTGCTTTGTGGGAAGTGGGAGTAACCTTTTTATTTGCACCTGGGTGGCATCCAGCTTTAAAAGTGGTAGCACCGATGCGTCGGACGTTAAAAGTGCGGACGGTATTTAATTTATTAGGCCCGCTGGTAAATCCGCTACGCCCCACCGGTCAAGTAATTGGGGTTTGCGAGGCGAACTTAATTGGTAATATCGCCCATGCTTTGCGTCAATTGAGGACACAAAAAGCGATCGTGGTTCACGGACGAGAAAAACTTGATGAAGCAGGTTTGGCAGATGTGACAGACTTAGCAATCCTGTCTGATGGTGAAGTAGAAATGTCTTCCATCAATCCCCAAGAACTCGGTTTGACTTCCGCACCAACAGCAGCAATTAAAGGCGGTGACGTAGAGGAAAATGCCGAAATATTGAGAAATGTTTTGCAAGGAAAAGGAAATCAAGCGCAACAAGATGTAGTGGCTTTAAATGCTGCTTTAGCACTGCAAGTCAGCGATGCGATCCCGATGGGAGAACATACTAAAGGAATTGCGATCGCTAAAGATATCCTCAATAGCGGTGCTGCTTGGTCGAAGTTGGAAGAATTAGTTAATTTTTTGAAATAGAATTCAGAATTCAGGAGTCAGGATTTAGGAGTTATACGAAATTTCGCTTAAATACCCCTTTTATTCTTTAGTCCGCGTAGGCAGACTTTGTTTGTATAGTCGCGGTTTCAACCGCCGAGTATAGAGAGGGGTAGCTAACTTCGGCACCTTCTCTCCGTTAGCGATGTTGAAATTCCACCACATTGCTTTTAATCGTTATATCGTAGTCGCCGAAAAAGTTCTGCCCTAGCAATCCCACGTTTAGGGCAGAGCCGATCGCGACTGGTATATTTTTATGTACTGCACCGCCTGCTTGGATGGAATCGATGCAAGCGATCGCAAACGTTACCCCCTGACCGCTAGCGGTATCTGCTCTTACCGAACCGATCGGTTTCGTGCGTAAAGCAGATGCCATTGGGGGAGTAATCACGGTACCGCTAGCTCCCGTATCCAAAATCATCTCATAAGTTTGTTGCAAACCCGAATTAAAAAACGTCACGTCAACCACCACAGTACCCGCAACTCGACGTTTGATCGGAACCCTAAAAACTTTACCAGAAGCAACTGAAGAGCTTTTATCCGACTTATTTAAACATTTTGCTGGCGAAAATGCCCGCCCAGAATTGGGATTTGCTTGTTGTCGCGCATAGTCAAGTTGGCGCTGATATTCAGCTAGTTTAGCTTTGGCATTAGAATAGTTGGTGCTGGAAGCTGGTATTGCTTTGAGTAAATCAATTGCTTGTTCCCATTTACCGATTACTATTTGCCAGTCTTCTGAAGAGCGAGCAGATTCGGTAATGCTAATGGCACTGGCAGCTTTTACAAGTGCTTGCTGGTAATTATTGAGATCGGATTGAGAGGAAACAGAAGAGTTTTCTTTCGTTTGATTAACTAGCGGTGATTTCGATTCCGAGATAGAAGTATTGGCAATCGGAGTAGAAGGAGAAGCGGTTATGCTTGGTTGAGCATTACTACTAAGGCTGCTAGTTGAACGATCGTTGCTACAGCCAACTGCTGCAATTACTAAAATTCCTGATAGTAATATTGTTAGTGTAGGGATGGGATAAGTTCTATACATAAAAAGCTTCAATTATTTTGTTTTTTCAACTTTTATTTAGAATTTCTCTATGTTTTGATTTTACTCTCATCTCCAATATAGAAAAGAAATGCGATCGCATCTCAACACAAAACACTCTTAAAAGCCTCACTGACATAAGATAGTCGTGTGATAATAGCATCGCCCTTAGTGAAGTCCTAAAAAATTATGCCTCTTTTTGATGCTCAACCAGCTTTGCTCGTGCTGGTAGATGGCACTGTTTATCGCGGTTGGTCATTTGGTGCCCCTGGAACTACCATCGGGGAAGTGGTATTTAACACCGGAATGACCGGATACCAAGAAGTATTAACCGACCCCAGTTATTGCGGTCAAATCGTCGCCTTTACTTATCCAGAACTAGGTAATACTGGTGTCAATCCAGAGGACGAAGAATCGGAACGACCCCAGATCAAAGGTGTGATCGCTCGCAATATTACCACCCGACCGAGTAACTGGCGATCTACCCAGTCTTTACCTGATTACCTCAAACAACATAATATTCCGGGTATTTATGGCATCGATACCCGTGCGCTGACCCGGAAAATTCGCCAGTTTGGGGCAATGAACGGCGGCATTTCCACGGAAATCCTCGATCCGGTAGCATTATTGGCCAAAGTGCAAGCAGCACCCAGCATGGCCGGGTTAAATTTAGTGAAGGAAGTTACAACTCGTAAAGTTTACGAGTGGTCGGAACCTACCGAATCAGTTTGGGAGTTTAACCCAGCGGTGGAATCTAGCAATGGAGAAACATTCACGGTAGTAGCCCTTGACTTCGGAGTGAAACGGAATATCCTCAGACGGTTGGCCAGTTACGGTTGCCGAGTGATCGTCGTTCCCGCCGATACGCCGCCGGAGGAAATTATGAAGCATAACCCCGATGGGATTTTTCTCTCTAATGGCCCGGGCGACCCGGCGGCAGTGACGGAAGGGATCGAAACTACTAAAGCGCTACTGAAAAGCGAAAAACCGGTGTTCGGTATTTGTATGGGACACCAAATTCTCGGTTTGTCGTTGGGTGCGAATACCTTTAAGCTGAAATTCGGTCACCGAGGTTTAAATCAGCCTGCTGGTTTACAGCAAAGGGTGGAAATCACCAGCCAAAATCATAGTTTTGCGATCGATCCCGAAACCATCCAAGATGCTCAAGTCGAAATTTCTCACTTGAATTTAAACGATCGCACCGTCGCTGGTTTACGCCACAAATCCCTACCTTTATTCTCAGTACAATATCACCCAGAAGCTAGCCCTGGCCCCCATGACGCCGACTACCTGTTCGAGAAATTCGTCCAAACCATGCGGGAAGCACGCCAGGGGTGAAGTGGAAATGGGGTGAAGTGGAAATGGGAAGATGGGGAGATGTAAATGAATTAATTGTCTAACTACTGAATTCTGACTTCTAACTCCTAAATTCTGACTCGGAGAATTCATCCTTCAGACTTCATCCTTCAGACTTTATCGGCTTCCGATCAGTTGGAGTACAATAGCAAAATAGCAATCAGCACCTAACTCGACTTTGGAGTATATAAATTAGGAGGGTATTATTCCTGAGCCACTAACCTTGACTGTTAGCCTGAGAGGTACGCGAGATGTCAAGGAAAAATACCAATTATTTCGCCTTACCGGGTTATTAGATGCCTTTTCAGAGCCAACTTTTCGGAAAGTAATCGGCAAGTGTATTGATGATGGGCCAAAAAATATTGTTTTGGATCTTTCTCAAATAGATTTTGTCGATAGTTCTGGTTTAGGCGCTTTAGTGCAACTAGCCAAACAAGCGAAAGGTGCGGAAGGTTCTTTGCAAATTGTTACGAATCCCCGCGTTACTCAGACTGTGAAGCTAGTACGCTTAGAACAGTTTTTATCATTGCAAACTTCAGTGGATACTGCACTAGGTAATATCAAGTAGCTGAGTAAGGAAAGCGATTAATTACCTGCTATCCGGCGATTGTCCTGGATAGCTATTTTGTTTTGGCAATGCGCCTAAGCTTGCAGGTTGAAATCAGACGATCGGAAAGTACAATTTCTGATAGAATTTAGCTTAATGTTCCAGATGCCTATCTTAAATTTCCCCTGCTCTTTAACACAAGTGCAAGTTCAGCAACTTTCACCTACTGCTTTGGCGTATCTGGGAGATGCGGTTTACGAGCTATACATACGTAGCTGTTATCTCCTGCCACCGAAAAGAGTCGAGAGTTATCATAGTCAAGTGGTGTCACAGGTAAGAGCCGAAGCACAGGCAGAGCATTTGCGATCGCTCGAACCACACCTCAACGAGACAGAGTTAAACATTTTGCGGCGAGGACGCAATGCAGCTACCAGAGGCCCAAAGCGATTACCACCAAAAATTTATCAAAAAGCAACAAGTTTAGAAACATTGTTGGGATATTTATATATCACCGATCCTGAAAGATTAAATTACTTACTAGCCCAATTGGAGTTCGACTCCTCTCTAGAGAAGTAATTTAGAATTTTCGCTGCGGTATAAGGCATCAAAAGTCAAAAGAAATATTAAATTAATGTGGTTTCTACATTAATAAATTTTCACTTTTGCCTTAAAAAGTGACCTAAAGGCAAAATAGCAAATATGAAAAGATTTTAGTGATAGTTATTCAATCTGCAATCTAAAATCTAAAATCTAAAATCAACTGACTTAATTATCAAGAAAAACATGGCTACTAGAAATCGCAATCAGGAAGCTCAAGGTCAACCAAATCGGAAAAAGTCTTTCAAGCCCAGGCTAAAGCTGAATGCTGGTAAACCGAATACTGGTAAACCGAATACTGGTAAACCAAATGCTGGTAAACCGAATACTGGTAAACCGGTTCGCGTGGCTAAAGGTATTGTCCGGTCACCTAAGCCTGCGGAGGTACGAAACCTTACTTTAGAAAGAGAGGTAAGAAACCTTCCTTTAGAAACAAAAGAAAAAGAAGAAACAGACTTAATTTACGGTCGCCAAACCGTGCTATCAGCGTTAGAGAATCAACGTTCTCTCAACCGCATCTGGATACTGCCCCAGTTACGCTACGATCCTCGTTTTCATACTTTATTACAACAGGCAAAAGCTAACGGGGCGGTAATTGATGAAGTGGAAGCCAAACGGTTAGACCAAATTTGCCAACGTGGTAATCATCAGGGTGTGGTAGCGCAAGTTGCCCCTTATGGTTACATAGAATTAGCAGATTTGATTGCCAAAGCTAAATCCGCTTCCGAACAACCCGTATTAGTAGTACTCGATAGCATTACCGACCCGCAAAATTTGGGGGCAATTATTCGGACGGCGGAAGCTTTGGGAGTGCAAGGGATGGTGATCCCGCAAAGACGTGCGGTGGGAATTACTTCCACCGTGATTAAAGTGGCTTCTGGTGCTTTGGAAAATTTGCCGGTGGCGAGAGTTGTCAATCTCAGTCAGGCTTTGGAAGAATTAAAGACGGCTGGTTTCTGGATTTACGGGACGGCGGCAGATGCTAGTATGCCCCTACATACGGTGAAAGAATTTTATACACCAACTGTACTGGTGATCGGTTCGGAAGGTGAAGGTTTGAGCCTTTTAACTCAAAGATGCTGTGATTTTTTGGTGTCTGTTCCCTTGCAGGGTAAGACTCCTAGTTTGAATGCTTCGGTGGCGGCGGGAATGGCTCTTTATGAAATTTTCCGTCGGCGGTGGTCAAATACGTTACACCTAAAAAGTTTGAAGAAGGATAGTTCCGTGCAAAAAGAAGGTTAAGGAAGTTTGCGGGTCTGGATTAGGCAGTTTTGAGATTATCGATCGCTTCTGGATGATTTTCCAGCCAGCGATCGATATCTGCTAACACCTGTTGGGGAATTTCCCAAGGGAAAAGATGGGCAGTGTTAGGGTAGCAGTGCCACTCGCAGTTGTTCAGGTGACGGGCTGTTTCTAAACTAGACTCGCAGGTGATGTGGCGATCGGCTTCTCCTGCTAAAACTAAAGCGGGGCATTCGATTTGGGAGAGGTCTGTTAATCGGTTATAACTAGCTCTCAATGCTGCGTTGAGGGCGCGAATGGCTGGGTTTGATGTCCGCAAATAGGCGGCGATCGCTTCGGTAGCGATGTAGCAATAAGCACTTGGAGTATGTTGCTGGATTAGGTAACGAAAGAGCGATCGTTTGCCGAAATTCTCGATATTCCAAGGCGAACCCGGTTGCAGTTGGTTAATAATGGCAGCTAATCCGGTGTATAAATTATCTTGCCAAGTGATGGGGGGATGGCTGCCGCGAGGTCGGGCGGCGGTAGCAATTAAGATTAAACCGCTGACTCGCTGCGGGCATTTGAGGGCTAATTCCATTGCTAAGATTCCACCCAGCGACCATCCCAGTACTAAACAGCGATCGATCTTTAAGCGATCGAGTAGTGCTTCTAAATCGTGTAAATGATCTGTCATGGCAAAATCGCGGTTAGTTTGACTTTTGCCATATCCCCGCAAGTCGGGGGCGATGGTTTGGAAGCGTTGGGAAAAATGTTGAGTGAAAACGGACATACTATTGCCCGATCCTGGATGTCCGTGCAAGCAAAGGACGGGGAAACCTTTTCCTTGGATGGAGAAGTTGAGATTAATCGGTGAAAAAATGCGATCGACCATAGCGTTATAAATTATCGTGTTCGGTTGTATTTTTATTGTTGAGGTGGCAGAGGGCAGAGAGTAGGGAGCAAGGCAGAAACAAACAACCTTTTTCTTAATAACTCAAGTTGCTAGTTAACGCAAGTTGCTAGTTACAAATAGTGATGGTTAAATTCCCCCTAACTCTCTTTTAAAAGATGCAAAAACCCACCAACTCCTAACTGAAACTTGCGTTAATAACAAATGACCAATGACCAATGACAAATAACCAATTACATCAAATCAAAATCAACGAAGCAAGCATGAGCCATTGTTTTTTCCCTAACAATCGTATTGTCTGTCGATGTTAGCTTAATTTAGATAAAATTGAGGTTATGTTTAAGAAACTTGAATTAATGGTGAAAAGCAAAATAATTTTGCGTATAAATTAATACTTTATAAATTAAAATCAACGCTAATAAATATTTAAATTAGGATTTAAGGATGGAAATACGCGGTGTTTGGTTGCCCAATACAGATAGCTTAGTGCTGACTTCTCAACAACGAATTACCGAAGCAATGGAGTTTTTGGCAGAAATGGGATTTAATGTAGTGTTTCCGGTTGTTTGGAGTAAGGGATATACGGTTTATCCCAGCCAAGTGATGGGAAAGTTGTTCGGAGTTGAAATTGACCCCCGTTATCAAGGGCGCGATCCTTTAGGGGAAGTAATAGAAGCGGCAAAACGGGTAGAAATTGCGGTGATTCCTTGGTTTGAATATGGTTTTGCTAGTTCTTACAATCAGAATGGTGGGCATTTATTAGCGAAAAAGCCTGATTGGGCGGCTTGCGATCGCAAAGGTAATTTGCTGAAGAAAAATAATTTTGAATGGCTGAATGCTTTTCATCCAGAAGTACAAGATTTTTTGTTAAATTTGATTTTGGAAGTAGTGACAAATTACGATGTTACTGGTATTCAAGGCGATGATAGATTACCTGCCCTGCCATCAGAAGGTGGTTATGATTTTTATACAGTCAGTTGCTATCGAAAGCAGTTTAAATGCAGCCCGCCATATAATCATAAAAATGAAAAATGGTTGCAGTGGCGTAGCGATTTGCTAACTGATTTTTTGGCACGTATTTACTGTCAAGTGAAAGCGATCGATCCTAATTTATTGATATCGATAGCACCCAGTATCTATGATTGGGGTTTTAAAGAATATCTCCAAGATGCGAAAACTTGGGTTGATAAAGGATTAGTCGATCTAATTCATCCCCAGTTATATAGGCGCGATTTTCATAGTTATAAATCTTTAGTCGATCGCCTAGTTAATTGGCAATTAAACACTGAACAATTATCTCTTTTAGCACCTGGTATTTTGTTGAATTTAGGTTCATCTTATCGAATCGACCCTAACTATTTGTTAAGTGCGATCGCATACAATCGTCATTGTGGCATTACAGGAGAAATTTTCTTTTTTTATGAAGGTTTACGAAAGGATAATCATGCTTTAGCCAAAATTTTACGTAATGGGCCATATGCTAAATTCGCTAATTCATAACTTACTCATTTTGACAAATCAATGAGAATGAAAAAGGAAATTTTAATTTTTGCTGCTGACTATTGAATTCCACCTTATTCTATTTTTTCTGACTTGTAATGATAAGCTTCTTTAATTATTTCCTGATGGCAAACGTACCAATAATAAAGAGCTATGTTGATTTCGCTAAATAATTTTGGTACGCCTTCCAGTACGCTAGGAACTCCATCGCCATGTAAGTTAAGAGAATCTACTACTATCGCGGCAAACAATAAACTAATACCCGTCAATAACAAAAAATAAGGCGTTGATTTGATGATCCGCCAAAACATTACAGCGTATATCAAGGTTACTATTCCGTAAACTAGGCTGGTAACAATTTTGGAAATGCCATATACTGTTAGAATGATATGAAATCGATAAATTTCATTCATCAAAAATGCTCCTGTTAATAGGGCAGATGCTAGGATAAAAATATTTTTTTTGTGTAATGGATTAATAGTTTTTAGCAAGCCGAAACTGAAGGCGCAAACTATGGCTGGTACGGCACATAATAATTGAAAAGCATAGGTTAGCAATCTCAGTTCGGGAAAAATAGGTGATGGCGGAGGAAAAAATAATAAACTTACTGATGGACTAAATAACTTGGCATAAACAACTAGTAACAAAACCAACAATAAAGATAAACCGTTGAGCCAAAGAACAAAGCGGTAATTTTTCATAAATCAGCTTTAGTAGTAATTAAGCGAGCTATCTACATACCACTACTTTAGCATTTGGCCAGAGAAATGATTAGTTAGTGAGGTGTTTTACAATGATGGCAAACGAAAAATTTCAAGCCTTGCTCTATTACTCCTGCTGATGGCGAAGTTTTAGTAACTGGTGCAACGGGTGGAGTCGGTAGTATAGCTATTTCTATATTGGCTAAATTAGGTTATTCAGTTGTCGCATTTACAGGGAAAAAATCGCAGTATGATTATCTTAAATCTTTAGGGGCTGCAACGATTATATCCAGGGAAGAAGCGAACGACCTTAGTGATAAAGCACTGCTAAAAGAACGGTGGAGTGGAGTAATCGATACAGTGGGAGGCAATACTTTAGCAACTATTATTAAAAGCACGAAATACGCTGGTTGTATCGCAGCTTGTGGTTTGGTTGGGGGTGCAGAAGTTAATACTAATGTTTATCCTTTTATTTTGCGAGGAGTACGTTTGATAGGTATTGATTCGGTTCAATATCCTATTTCAGGAAGATTGAAAATATGGAAAAAGTTAGCTGCTGAGTGGAAAATTAATGATTTAAATAATATGGCAAAACCCGTAAATTTAACAGGGATACCCGCCCAAATTAGTACGATTTTACGAGGAGAAATTGTCGGTCGAGTTTTAGTCGTTCATCAAGATGAGTAAATAATATATTTAAGCATTACCAATTGCCAAAAGTTGCTCTTAAAAATATAATATTCATGAGGTAATCTCTTATTGTGGCCGAATGGGAATTTGAATAATAAACTCCGTTCCTTGACCAATTGCAGATATACACTCTAACTTACCTCGATGTTTTTCTACTATAATTTGATAGCTAATTGTCAATCCTAAACCCGTCCCTTTTCCAATTGGTTTAGTGGTAAAAAACGGATCGAACAATTTAGCTTTTACTGCATCGTTTATTCCAGTCCCGTTGTCCGCAATTCGGATAATTACATCATTAAAATGACTTATTTGTGTAGAGATAATAATTTTAGGTGGTTTAGAGCTATCCTTTTGATTATCAATTGACAATGATTTTTTTGCTATTTCTAGAGCATCGTTCGCGCAGCGTGATTCCAAAGCGTCGATCGCATTACTCAACAGATTCATAAAGACTTGGTTAAGTTGTCCGGCATAACACTCTACTTTTGGTAAATTACCGTACTCTTTAATTACTTGAATAACTTGTCGATCGCAATTAGATTTCAATCTATTACGCAAAAGTAATAAAGTAGATTCAATCCCTTCATGAATATCTACAGATTTTCGCTCCGCTTCATCCAGTCGAGAAAAGTTTCTTAAAGACAACACGATATCCCGAATGCGATCGGCCCCTATTTTCATCGAATCCAACAGTTTAGGAAAATCCTCCATTAAAAAGTCTAATTCATTTTCTGCCATCACAGCTTTAATTTCAGGTAATGGATCGGGATATTTTTCTTTGTAAAGCCTGACTAAATTTAGTAAGTCTTCAGCATAAGTATTCGCATATTGCAAATTGCCATAAATAAAATTGACGGGATTGTTAATTTCGTGAGCTACACCAGCAACTAATTGACCGAGACTAGACATTTTCTCAGTTTGAATTAATTGAGCTTGAGTGTGTTGCAAATCTTGGAGCGTTTTTTCTAACTGTTGCGCTTGTACAGTAGCAGTTGCCGCTAATTCTTCCTTTATACGTAATGTTTGACACAATTTTTCTTCGGATTGTTTGCGTTCTGTAATATCTCGGAGGAGTACCACATATTCTTGCAAACCTCGATAATTTCTGCCAGCAATCGCCATTTCTACCAAACGGAAGGATTGCTCGTTTTGAATTAGCTTTTGTTCGCTGCGAGGCAGCCAATACTCTGGCGAATCAACTAAGCCAGATATTAACTGGTTTAAATAACAACCGATCAAAGTATTTTTATTTACTTTTAACAACTTTTCTGCTGCTGGATTAGCTTGAACGATCACTCCATATTCATCTAAAACCAGAATAGCATCAAGAGCTATTTGAAACAGATGTTCTGCTTGTTCTCGCGCTTCGATCATCGTCGCTACCTGAGGTAAGCTAGTCCAACAAGCGATCGCTACTCCTACAAATGCACTTGTTAACAGTA
Proteins encoded in this window:
- the trpD gene encoding anthranilate phosphoribosyltransferase: MTNSPLPIEKSSSDLSLIWTSLLQQLLDRQSLSFEQATQLMQGWLNESIEPVVSGAILAAIQSKGVSAEELAGMAQVLQSLSGNGQSREINQSVPIIDTCGTGGDGASTFNISTAVAFVAAAAGVNVAKHGNRSASSRVGSADVLEALGVNLSADANKVQAALWEVGVTFLFAPGWHPALKVVAPMRRTLKVRTVFNLLGPLVNPLRPTGQVIGVCEANLIGNIAHALRQLRTQKAIVVHGREKLDEAGLADVTDLAILSDGEVEMSSINPQELGLTSAPTAAIKGGDVEENAEILRNVLQGKGNQAQQDVVALNAALALQVSDAIPMGEHTKGIAIAKDILNSGAAWSKLEELVNFLK
- a CDS encoding retropepsin-like aspartic protease, which translates into the protein MYRTYPIPTLTILLSGILVIAAVGCSNDRSTSSLSSNAQPSITASPSTPIANTSISESKSPLVNQTKENSSVSSQSDLNNYQQALVKAASAISITESARSSEDWQIVIGKWEQAIDLLKAIPASSTNYSNAKAKLAEYQRQLDYARQQANPNSGRAFSPAKCLNKSDKSSSVASGKVFRVPIKRRVAGTVVVDVTFFNSGLQQTYEMILDTGASGTVITPPMASALRTKPIGSVRADTASGQGVTFAIACIDSIQAGGAVHKNIPVAIGSALNVGLLGQNFFGDYDITIKSNVVEFQHR
- the carA gene encoding glutamine-hydrolyzing carbamoyl-phosphate synthase small subunit, encoding MPLFDAQPALLVLVDGTVYRGWSFGAPGTTIGEVVFNTGMTGYQEVLTDPSYCGQIVAFTYPELGNTGVNPEDEESERPQIKGVIARNITTRPSNWRSTQSLPDYLKQHNIPGIYGIDTRALTRKIRQFGAMNGGISTEILDPVALLAKVQAAPSMAGLNLVKEVTTRKVYEWSEPTESVWEFNPAVESSNGETFTVVALDFGVKRNILRRLASYGCRVIVVPADTPPEEIMKHNPDGIFLSNGPGDPAAVTEGIETTKALLKSEKPVFGICMGHQILGLSLGANTFKLKFGHRGLNQPAGLQQRVEITSQNHSFAIDPETIQDAQVEISHLNLNDRTVAGLRHKSLPLFSVQYHPEASPGPHDADYLFEKFVQTMREARQG
- a CDS encoding STAS domain-containing protein; its protein translation is MTVSLRGTRDVKEKYQLFRLTGLLDAFSEPTFRKVIGKCIDDGPKNIVLDLSQIDFVDSSGLGALVQLAKQAKGAEGSLQIVTNPRVTQTVKLVRLEQFLSLQTSVDTALGNIK
- a CDS encoding ribonuclease III domain-containing protein, with the translated sequence MPILNFPCSLTQVQVQQLSPTALAYLGDAVYELYIRSCYLLPPKRVESYHSQVVSQVRAEAQAEHLRSLEPHLNETELNILRRGRNAATRGPKRLPPKIYQKATSLETLLGYLYITDPERLNYLLAQLEFDSSLEK
- the rlmB gene encoding 23S rRNA (guanosine(2251)-2'-O)-methyltransferase RlmB: MATRNRNQEAQGQPNRKKSFKPRLKLNAGKPNTGKPNTGKPNAGKPNTGKPVRVAKGIVRSPKPAEVRNLTLEREVRNLPLETKEKEETDLIYGRQTVLSALENQRSLNRIWILPQLRYDPRFHTLLQQAKANGAVIDEVEAKRLDQICQRGNHQGVVAQVAPYGYIELADLIAKAKSASEQPVLVVLDSITDPQNLGAIIRTAEALGVQGMVIPQRRAVGITSTVIKVASGALENLPVARVVNLSQALEELKTAGFWIYGTAADASMPLHTVKEFYTPTVLVIGSEGEGLSLLTQRCCDFLVSVPLQGKTPSLNASVAAGMALYEIFRRRWSNTLHLKSLKKDSSVQKEG
- a CDS encoding alpha/beta hydrolase, whose translation is MVDRIFSPINLNFSIQGKGFPVLCLHGHPGSGNSMSVFTQHFSQRFQTIAPDLRGYGKSQTNRDFAMTDHLHDLEALLDRLKIDRCLVLGWSLGGILAMELALKCPQRVSGLILIATAARPRGSHPPITWQDNLYTGLAAIINQLQPGSPWNIENFGKRSLFRYLIQQHTPSAYCYIATEAIAAYLRTSNPAIRALNAALRASYNRLTDLSQIECPALVLAGEADRHITCESSLETARHLNNCEWHCYPNTAHLFPWEIPQQVLADIDRWLENHPEAIDNLKTA
- a CDS encoding family 10 glycosylhydrolase gives rise to the protein MEIRGVWLPNTDSLVLTSQQRITEAMEFLAEMGFNVVFPVVWSKGYTVYPSQVMGKLFGVEIDPRYQGRDPLGEVIEAAKRVEIAVIPWFEYGFASSYNQNGGHLLAKKPDWAACDRKGNLLKKNNFEWLNAFHPEVQDFLLNLILEVVTNYDVTGIQGDDRLPALPSEGGYDFYTVSCYRKQFKCSPPYNHKNEKWLQWRSDLLTDFLARIYCQVKAIDPNLLISIAPSIYDWGFKEYLQDAKTWVDKGLVDLIHPQLYRRDFHSYKSLVDRLVNWQLNTEQLSLLAPGILLNLGSSYRIDPNYLLSAIAYNRHCGITGEIFFFYEGLRKDNHALAKILRNGPYAKFANS
- a CDS encoding zinc-binding dehydrogenase yields the protein MAISILAKLGYSVVAFTGKKSQYDYLKSLGAATIISREEANDLSDKALLKERWSGVIDTVGGNTLATIIKSTKYAGCIAACGLVGGAEVNTNVYPFILRGVRLIGIDSVQYPISGRLKIWKKLAAEWKINDLNNMAKPVNLTGIPAQISTILRGEIVGRVLVVHQDE